A window of Synergistaceae bacterium genomic DNA:
AGGGGGAGGCCATAGCCTGGCACTTGGCCGAGCTGCTGGGCATCCCGCCCGAGGACGAGTGCCGCGTCAGGATCTACGAGATGACGCCCTCCGCGGTGAAAGAGGCCCTGGATCGCCCCGAGCCGGTCGACATGAACAAGGTCGAGGCGCAGCAGACGCGCCGCATCCTCGACCGGCTGGTGGGCTACACCCTCAGCCCCCTGCTATGGAAGAAAATCCGCCGGGGTCTTTCCGCCGGCAGGGTTCAGTCGGTGGCCCTGGCGCTGGTCTGCGCCAAGGAAAGGGCGATAGAGGGCTTCGTCCCGAAGGAGTACTGGAACATCCTCGTCCTTGCGAAGGCCTCGGACGGCAGAAGCTATGCCCTTAAAGTCGACTCGTTCGGCGGAAAGAACCTCTGGAAGGAGGGCAAATCCCTTCTGATAGACTCGGCGGAATTCGCGGACGAGATAGCAGAGGAGATTCGCAAGTCGCCCCTCTCCGTGACGGATTTCAAGGTACGGGAGACGGCGCGCGCGGCGCCCGCCCCCTTCAAGACCAGCACCCTTCAGCAGGAGTCCGCCCGCAGGAACGGCATGTCGCCGCGCAGGACCATGAGAGTGGCCCAGGAGCTCTTCGAGGGGGTCTCCATCCCCGACAGAGGGCCGACCGGGCTCATCACCTACATGCGCACCGACAGCCTGAGGATAGCCCCGGAGGCGGTCGCAGCCTGCAGAGCCTACATATCCTCCTCCTACGGCAAGGGCTATCTACCTACGAAGGCAAACGAACATGCGTCAAAGGGCAGGTCACAGGACGCGCACGAGGCGATACGCCCCACGGACGTGGGGATCGCACCGAACAGCCTCGAGGGCGTTCTCTCCGGCGACCAGATGAAGGTCTACTCGCTTATATGGCGAAGGTTCGTCGCCTCTCAGATGACCAAGGCGAAGGTGGCCAACGCGACCCTGAAGGCGGAGGCCGGGAAGGCCGGCATGAGGCAGCTCGGCGAGTCGCTCGTATTCCCCGGATGGAGCGCCGTCTGGCCTATCGACCTCAAGGGGGAGGCCATCTCGCCCGCGAAACCGGGAGAGCCCCTGGGAGTGGAGGAGATCGAGCGGGAGCAGAAGTTTACCCGCCCCCCGGCCCGCTACTCCGAGGCTACCCTGATCAAGGTGTTGGAGGAGGAGGGCGTGGGACGGCCGTCCACCTACGCCAGCATCGTAGAGACTCTGTACGACCGAGGCTACACCGTTCGAGGCGACGACAGGCGCATCCAGCCTACAAGCCTTGGCATGACGGTGGACTCTTTCCTAAGAAAGTACTTCGACGAGAAGAGTCCCTCGGCAATAGTCGACACCAAGTTCACCGCCGACATGGAGGAGAGGCTTGACGGCATAGAGGGGAACAAGGCCTCCGGCGTCGCTGTGCTCGAGGGTATGTGGAGTGCCTTCACCAGCGCTATGCAGGAGGCCGAGAAGGCCCCGGCTGAGAAGCTGCCGCCGCCCGAGCCCACCGGGGAGGACTGCCCCGAGTGCGGAAAGCCCCTGGTGATAAAGAACGGGCGCTTCGGCGAGTTCATAGCCTGCACCGGCTACCCCGAGTGCAAGTTCACAAAGCCCAAACTCACCAAGACGGGCGCGGTCTGTCCCAAGTGCGGCGAGGGAGACGTGGTCAAGCGCAGAAGCCGCAAGGGGAAAGTCTTTTACGGTTGTTCCCGCTACCCGGACTGTGACTTCGTCTCGTGGGGCCCGCCGTCGGGCGAGAAGTGCCCCCAGTGCGGCGTCCACCTGTTCATGAAGGGAACCAAGACCGAGGAGTGCCCTAAGTGCGGCTTTACCCGACCGAAGGAGAAGGCGGACGGCGATGAGTAGCCTCGTATCGATAGTCGGTGGAGGGCTCGCGGGCGCCGAGGCGGCCTGGCAGCTGGCGCGCCGAGGCATACCGGTCGATCTCTACGAGATGCGGCCGGAGAAGACCACCCCCGCCCACACCACCGGCCTGCTTGCAGAGATAGTATGCAGCAACTCGCTCGGTGCGGACGGGCCGACCAGCCCGGCCGGCATCCTCAAGGAAGAGCTAAGGAGGCTCGACAGTTTGATACTCTCCTGCGCGGATGACTCCCGCGTTCCGGCGGGCAAGGCTCTGGCGGTGGACCGAGACAGCTTCTCGGAAAAAGTTTCCGACAGGCTGGGCGATATGCCAGGCGTGAGGGTTATTCGAAAGGAGCTCGCGGCCCCGCCCGGGGGGCCCGCGATCATCGCAAGCGGACCCCTGACCTCGCCGCCTCTGGCCGACGAGCTGAAGAGGCTGGCGGGCGCCGATCACCTGGCCTTCTTCGACGCGGTAGCCCCGGTGGTAACGGTCGACTCGATAGACATGTCTAGGGCCTTCCGCGCCGGTCGGTGGGGCCAGGAGGACGACTATATCAACTGCCCCTTCACCCGCGAGGAGTACGAGGCCTTCTGGCGCGCGCTGGTCTCCGCGGAAAGAGCAAAACCTCACGACTTCGAGGACTCCCCCTCATTCTTCGAGGGTTGCCTGCCGGTGGAGGTAATGGCCTCTCGCGGCTTGGACACCCTGCGCTTCGGGCCCATGCGACCCGTCGGCCTGCCCCTGCCGGACACGGGCAGGGAGGCGTGGGCCGTGGTGCAGCTTCGCCAGGATAACCGCGAGGGAACCCTATACAACCTCGTCGGCTTCCAGACCAATCTGAGATGGGGGGAGCAGGAGAAGGTCTTCCGCATGATCCCCGGGCTGGAGAAAGCGGAGTTTGCACGCCTTGGGGTCATGCACCGCAACATCTACGTCAACTCCCCGGCGGTGCTCGACGGCAGGCTGAGGTTTCGCGGAGGTAGGGAGGATCTCTTCCTCGCCGGACAGATAACCGGGGTGGAGGGGTACGTCGAGAGCACCGCCATGGGCTGTGTCGCCGCACTAAACGCGGCCGCTCTCGTACGTGGGACGCCCTTCCCTGACTGGCCGAGGGAGACCGCTATCGGCTCGCTGCTGCACTACCTTGCGGACGCTAACCCCGATCGTTTTCAGCCCATGAACATGAACCTTGGCATAATGCCGAGGCCCGAGGGCAGGATACGGAACAAGGCCAAGAGGTGCGAGATAGTTGCCGCGGCGGCCTCCAGAGCGCTCGGAGTCTTCCTGGAGGGGCTGAATCGAGATCTCCCCGTCGGCGGGACCGAGGAATAGGGTTTTTTCTCTTAATTATCTTGGAAAATTAAATTGACTCAAAGAGCCAAATAATCATATGAACCAGCTGTTCATGAGCTTTTGGACACCTCCACCGAGATCAAATAGATTCTTTAGAAAAATAGCGAGTATCTAGAAAACATGATAAAATGACTTCATGTTGGAGAACATATCCTCAAGCATGGATGCATTTATCGATCATCTGCGCATGGAGAGGGAAAGCTCGCCTCACACGGTGACGAACTACGCCGTGGACCTGGCGCAGTTCAGCGAGTTTCTGGCCATGCGCGGCGCGGAGAGCCTCGCCGATGTGGACTCGCGCGCGATCCGGTCCTTCGTCCGGGAGATGATGGGATTCGGGTACTCGAACACGACAGTCGCAAGAAAGCTCTCGGCCGTCAGGAGTTGGTCCGCCTTCCTGAAGGAACGTGGGTTGATCGAGACGGACGCCGCGAGGGGGATCAAGGGACCGAGGACGCTGGAGCCCCTTCCACGTGCCCTCTCCCGCGAGGACGTCGCCAGGATGATCGAGCAGGGGCCCGAGGGAAGGACGTTCGCGAGGGACCGAACCATCCTCGAGTTGCTCTACGGGTGCGGTTTGAGAGTCGCGGAGCTCGTGTCGCTGAAGTGGGAGGATATGGAACCGGTCGAGGACCGGATGCTCAGGGTCCTCGGCAAGGGCGAGAAGGAGAGGATAGTGCCCTACGGGAGGTTCGCCCTGGAGGCGCTTCTGGAGTGGAGGGATCTGCTGCCCGAGGGGGCCGCGCTGGTCTTTCCCGGTACCAAAGGAAGGCCGATCACCGTGCGCACCGTGCACAGGGTAGTGGTGAAGGCGGCTGCGCGGGCAGGGCTCAACGAGGTGACTCCCCACACGCTGCGCCACAGCTTCGCCACACACCTGCTGGAGGGGGGGGCCTCGCTGGCGGCGGTCAAGGGGCTTCTCGGACACGAGAGCATGCTCACAACTCAGCGCTACGTCGCTGTGAGCGCGGAACACCTGAGGGAGAGCTACCGGCTCGCCCATCCGCGCGCAAAAGGAGAGGACTGACTTGTTCAAGGGAACGACCGTGGTCTGCGTCAGGCGAGGGGACATGGTGGCCTTGGCCGGTGACGGGCAGATAACTATGGGAGACCAGATAGTGAAGTCGGGCGCCAGGAAGGTGCGCAGGCTGTACAAGGGCTCGGTGCTGGCCGGGTTCGCCGGGAGCACCGCCGATGCCATGACCCTGCTGGAGCGCTTCGAGTCCCGCCTGGAGGAGAACTCCGGCGACCTGATGCGCTCGGCCGTGGCGATGGTCAAGGAGTGGCGCACCGACCGGGCTCTGAGAAGGCTGGAGGCGCTGATGATAGTCGCGGACGCGAAACTCTCTCTTCTGATGTCAGGCTCGGGCGACATAATCGAGCCGGAGGACGCCATAGCGGCGATAGGCTCGGGCGCCGGGTTTGCCAAGGCTGCCGGGGTCGCGCTGCTCGAGACCTCCGACTGGTCTCCGTCAAGGATAGCCAGGCGGGCGATAGAGATCGCGTCGGAGATATGCATATACACGGACAACGTTGTGACAGTGGAGGCAATCGGCGAATGAACTCGGACCAGTTTGAGACGGAGCTCACCCCCAGGCGTATCGTCGAGTTCCTTGACAGGTACATAGTGGGACAGGACAAGGCAAAGAAATCAGTAGCCATCGCGCTCCGGAACCGGGTACGCAGGAGAAGGCTGCCCCGTGAGATAGCCCGCGAGATTGCGCCGAAGAACATACTGATGGCCGGGCCCACCGGTGTAGGCAAGACGGAGATTGCCCGAAGGCTCTCAGATCTCGTCAATGCTCCGTTCGTCAAGGTGGAGGCCACCAAGTTCACCGAGGTCGGCTACGTGGGCCGCGACGTCGAGTCCATCATCAGGGACCTGGCCGAGACGGCCGTGGCCATGGTGAAGAGCCGCATGATCGAGGAGGTCCAGGTCTCGGCGGCCGAGAGGGCCGAGCAGAGGCTGGTGGACGCCCTTCTCCCCGGCTCCGAGAGGAGAAGATCGATGCCGGACATCATGAAGATCTTCGGCGGAGAGAAAGAGGAGGCGCCCAAGCCCGCCCCCGAGGAGGAGCGAGCGAGGGAATCCACTCGCAGGAAGCTCCTGGCACTGCTCGAGGAGGGGAAGCTAGATGACCGGGAGGTAGAGATCGACGTGGTCGAGAGCCAGTCCGTCGGCATTCCGATACTCGGCGGCTCGGGCATGGACTCGATGGGGATCAACATAGGCGACATGCTCGGCGGGCTTCTCCCCAAGAGGTCCAGGAGGCGCAGAGTGAAGGTGTCCGAGGCAAGGCGCATCCTCCAGGCGGAGGAGGCGGAGAAGCTTGTGGACATGGACGCGGTCGTCCGCGAGGCACTGGAGAAAGCGGCCGAAGAGGGAATAGTCTTCATCGACGAGATAGACAAGGTCGCCTCCCGCGGCGGAGGTGGAACCGGCCCGGACGTGAGCCGCGAGGGGGTCCAGAGGGACCTTCTGCCGATAGTCGAAGGCTCTCCCGTGCCGACCAAGTACGGCACGTTGAACACGGACCACATACTCTTCATAGCGGCCGGGGCCTTCTCCAGCGTGAAGCCTTCGGATCTCGTCCCGGAGCTGCAGGGGAGGTTTCCCATAAGGGTGGAGCTTCAGCCCCTGTCCAGGGAGGACCTAGCCAGGATACTCGTGGAGCCGGAGAACAGCCTGCTGACCCAGTACTCGGCTCTTCTGGGGGTGGAGGGAGTGGATCTGGAGTTTCAAGACGACGCGGTGGCAGAGATAGCGCTACTCGCGGAGAGGATGAACGCCGAGATGGAGAACATCGGCGCGCGCAGGCTCCACACCATGATCGAGCAGCTTCTTGAAGAGGTGAGCTTCGAGGCCCCGGAGAGCGGCGCGAGAAAGTATCCGATCAGCGCGGAGTTTGTCAGAGAGCGACTCGAGCCCCTGATCTCGGACGGCGACATCAGAAGATATCTTCTGTAGGTGGTAAATAAACGAATTGTGTACGAATATCCGCGCAATGCGGATCATCACTCAGGAGGGATATAAAAATGGCAGCGAAGAAAAAGAGCACGGTTGAAAAAAAGAGCGAACGCACGGCGAAGGAGGTCTTCCCCCACATGGAGGACGAGGATCCCGGGCTTAAGGATCTCCTCGAGCAGACCAGGCAGGTTGGCAGGGCGCTTCAGAGCAGGCGCGAGGGCACAAGGCCGGACTTCAACAAGCTGGCCAAGCTGCTGGGCGAGTTCTCCACCGCGAACGTATATCTTATAAACAGGGAGGGAATGCTCCTGGGCCACTCGTGGGTGTCGGAGTACCACTCCGAG
This region includes:
- the topA gene encoding type I DNA topoisomerase, translated to MPRKEDVSKAEETKALKPSGRRGAKKDAPKGNKKTRTGASDGAKKKLVIVESPTKAKTLTKILGPKYVVKSSVGHIRDLPKSRLAIDVENGFTPEYILVKGKAKLKNELVASAKKASRVLLASDPDREGEAIAWHLAELLGIPPEDECRVRIYEMTPSAVKEALDRPEPVDMNKVEAQQTRRILDRLVGYTLSPLLWKKIRRGLSAGRVQSVALALVCAKERAIEGFVPKEYWNILVLAKASDGRSYALKVDSFGGKNLWKEGKSLLIDSAEFADEIAEEIRKSPLSVTDFKVRETARAAPAPFKTSTLQQESARRNGMSPRRTMRVAQELFEGVSIPDRGPTGLITYMRTDSLRIAPEAVAACRAYISSSYGKGYLPTKANEHASKGRSQDAHEAIRPTDVGIAPNSLEGVLSGDQMKVYSLIWRRFVASQMTKAKVANATLKAEAGKAGMRQLGESLVFPGWSAVWPIDLKGEAISPAKPGEPLGVEEIEREQKFTRPPARYSEATLIKVLEEEGVGRPSTYASIVETLYDRGYTVRGDDRRIQPTSLGMTVDSFLRKYFDEKSPSAIVDTKFTADMEERLDGIEGNKASGVAVLEGMWSAFTSAMQEAEKAPAEKLPPPEPTGEDCPECGKPLVIKNGRFGEFIACTGYPECKFTKPKLTKTGAVCPKCGEGDVVKRRSRKGKVFYGCSRYPDCDFVSWGPPSGEKCPQCGVHLFMKGTKTEECPKCGFTRPKEKADGDE
- the hslV gene encoding ATP-dependent protease subunit HslV produces the protein MFKGTTVVCVRRGDMVALAGDGQITMGDQIVKSGARKVRRLYKGSVLAGFAGSTADAMTLLERFESRLEENSGDLMRSAVAMVKEWRTDRALRRLEALMIVADAKLSLLMSGSGDIIEPEDAIAAIGSGAGFAKAAGVALLETSDWSPSRIARRAIEIASEICIYTDNVVTVEAIGE
- the hslU gene encoding ATP-dependent protease ATPase subunit HslU, producing the protein MNSDQFETELTPRRIVEFLDRYIVGQDKAKKSVAIALRNRVRRRRLPREIAREIAPKNILMAGPTGVGKTEIARRLSDLVNAPFVKVEATKFTEVGYVGRDVESIIRDLAETAVAMVKSRMIEEVQVSAAERAEQRLVDALLPGSERRRSMPDIMKIFGGEKEEAPKPAPEEERARESTRRKLLALLEEGKLDDREVEIDVVESQSVGIPILGGSGMDSMGINIGDMLGGLLPKRSRRRRVKVSEARRILQAEEAEKLVDMDAVVREALEKAAEEGIVFIDEIDKVASRGGGGTGPDVSREGVQRDLLPIVEGSPVPTKYGTLNTDHILFIAAGAFSSVKPSDLVPELQGRFPIRVELQPLSREDLARILVEPENSLLTQYSALLGVEGVDLEFQDDAVAEIALLAERMNAEMENIGARRLHTMIEQLLEEVSFEAPESGARKYPISAEFVRERLEPLISDGDIRRYLL
- a CDS encoding methylenetetrahydrofolate--tRNA-(uracil(54)-C(5))-methyltransferase (FADH(2)-oxidizing) TrmFO, which produces MSSLVSIVGGGLAGAEAAWQLARRGIPVDLYEMRPEKTTPAHTTGLLAEIVCSNSLGADGPTSPAGILKEELRRLDSLILSCADDSRVPAGKALAVDRDSFSEKVSDRLGDMPGVRVIRKELAAPPGGPAIIASGPLTSPPLADELKRLAGADHLAFFDAVAPVVTVDSIDMSRAFRAGRWGQEDDYINCPFTREEYEAFWRALVSAERAKPHDFEDSPSFFEGCLPVEVMASRGLDTLRFGPMRPVGLPLPDTGREAWAVVQLRQDNREGTLYNLVGFQTNLRWGEQEKVFRMIPGLEKAEFARLGVMHRNIYVNSPAVLDGRLRFRGGREDLFLAGQITGVEGYVESTAMGCVAALNAAALVRGTPFPDWPRETAIGSLLHYLADANPDRFQPMNMNLGIMPRPEGRIRNKAKRCEIVAAAASRALGVFLEGLNRDLPVGGTEE
- a CDS encoding tyrosine-type recombinase/integrase, whose translation is MLENISSSMDAFIDHLRMERESSPHTVTNYAVDLAQFSEFLAMRGAESLADVDSRAIRSFVREMMGFGYSNTTVARKLSAVRSWSAFLKERGLIETDAARGIKGPRTLEPLPRALSREDVARMIEQGPEGRTFARDRTILELLYGCGLRVAELVSLKWEDMEPVEDRMLRVLGKGEKERIVPYGRFALEALLEWRDLLPEGAALVFPGTKGRPITVRTVHRVVVKAAARAGLNEVTPHTLRHSFATHLLEGGASLAAVKGLLGHESMLTTQRYVAVSAEHLRESYRLAHPRAKGED